The following are from one region of the Magallana gigas chromosome 4, xbMagGiga1.1, whole genome shotgun sequence genome:
- the LOC105337328 gene encoding plasma membrane calcium-transporting ATPase 2 isoform X10 has protein sequence MAEDQVDGLGMSRPRDSSYGVDVMELRKIMEHHKKEGYDYVQEKYGGVLELCRHLYTSPNEGISGSPVDLEDRRKTFGSNVIPPKPPKTFLQLVWEAIQDVTLIVLIVAALISLGLSFYPRSETEGGDSSESEAGWIEGVAILGAVSVVVLVTAFNDYQKEKQFRGLQSKIEHEHQFSVIRGGQDKNIPVGEMVVGDIAQVKYGDLLPADGLIIQSNDLKVDESSLTGESDHVKKGEKTDPMMFSGTHVMEGSGKMLVTAVGVNSQTGIIFALLGASSEEGEKDKKKDKKDKNRLKGEEGNGVTVVAYRGTRTNTAGQNTPYSRNFEHVLSSDADTKVDIDSIHPVIPTGNNAHNNSSNANNKVANKGEGEQEENIPKPKVESARKEKSVLQGKLTKLAIQIGYGGTAVAVLVVLILIVKFCVIEFGINGKSWEADKTAEYIETFVFYFIIGVTVLVVAVPEGLPLAVTLALAYSVRKMMDDNNLVRHLDACETMGNATAICSDKTGTLTTNRMTVVQSYMGGAHYKSTPNFSALAPSLQELVVRSIAINSGYTSRVSPDKDGGLPQQLGNKTECALLGFVLDMGQKYQTVRDEVPEEALYKVYTFNSVRKSMSTVISMKFGFRLFTKGASEIILKKCNYILDCKGKPQPFKVEDQENIVKNVIEPMAEDGLRTICLAYKDYHTDPSTKTEDNEEVIKDNHDWEDEDSVVRNLTCILVTGIEDPVRDEVPASIKQCQSAGITVRMVTGDNVNTARSIAAKCGILTPNKSFLVLDGKEFNKRIRDENGEVSQELLDKIWPDLRVLARSSPQDKYTLVKGIIDSKCSTSREVVAVTGDGTNDGPALKKADVGFAMGISGTDVAKEASDIILTDDNFTSIVKAVMWGRNVYDSIAKFLQFQLTVNCVAVMVAFFGACIINDSPLKAIQMLWVNLIMDTLASLALATELPSMELLKRKPYGRTKALISRTMTKNIMGHSLYQLIVVFVLLFEGNNLFEIDDGKYQKIHAPPTQHFTIIFNSFVMMTLFNEVNARKIHGQRNILEGLKRNPVFLGIWIGTFVAQIILVQFGGTVFSTKALTLDQWFWCVFLGVSTLLWGQIITTIPTSVLPKRICSWGGKKQQEVEEDQEEEAEEVDGVPGRRGQILWIRGLARLQTQIRVINAFRMGIDARYDSSSISSMHSYHSLQNQKLRKPATTASSPLVKSAEEGGASETVF, from the exons ATGGCCGAGGACCAAGTAGATGGACTGGGGATGTCCCGGCCCCGGGATTCCAGCTACGGGGTGGACGTGATGGAGCTCCGCAAAATCATGGAGCACCACAAAAAGGAGGGCTACGACTATGTACAGGAAAAGTACGGAGGAGTGCTGGAGCTGTGTAGACACCTGTACACCTCACCTAATGAAG GTATATCTGGTTCCCCAGTCGACCTGGAGGACCGACGGAAGACGTTTGGGTCCAACGTGATTCCCCCCAAGCCCCCCAAGACCTTCCTACAGCTGGTGTGGGAGGCCATTCAGGATGTGACCCTTATAGTTCTGATAGTTGCTGCTCTTATCTCACTAGGATTATCATTCTATCCAAGAT CGGAGACAGAGGGTGGCGATTCATCGGAGTCGGAAGCGGGGTGGATAGAGGGCGTGGCCATTCTAGGAGCCGTGTCGGTGGTAGTGCTAGTGACAGCGTTCAATGATTATCAAAAGGAGAAGCAATTCCGAGGACTTCAAAGCAAAATTGAGCACGAACATCAATTTTCTGTGATTCGTGGCGGGCAGGATAAAAATATTCCAGTAGGAGAAATGGTTGTAGGGGATATAGCTCAAGTTAAATATG GTGATTTGTTACCAGCAGATGGATTAATAATTCAAAGTAATGACTTGAAAGTTGACGAGAGCTCCCTAACGGGAGAGTCAGACCATGTAAAGAAAGGGGAGAAGACCGACCCTATGATGTTCTCAG GTACTCATGTGATGGAGGGTAGCGGTAAAATGCTCGTGACAGCAGTAGGGGTCAACTCACAAACCGGaattatttttgcccttcttgGTGCCTCAAGTGAGGAAGGAGAGAAGGAcaaaaagaaagacaaaaagGACAAGAACAGGTTAAAAGGCGAGGAAGGAAATGGAG TGACAGTTGTGGCTTATAGAG GCACACGTACCAACACAGCAGGACAGAACACTCCAT ACTCCAGAAATTTTGAACATG TGCTTTCTAGTGATGCTGATACAAAAGTGG ATATCGATAGTATCCACCCGGTGATTCCGACCGGAAACAACGCCCACAACAACTCTTCCAATGCCAACAACAAGGTCGCCAACAAAGGGGAGGGAGAGCAAGAGGAGAATATTCCCAAACCCAAGGTCGAGAGCGCTAGGAAGGAGAAGTCGGTTCTACAGGGCAAACTGACCAAGCTGGCCATTCAAATCGGATACGGAG GCACGGCTGTGGCTGTACTGGTGGTGCTGATTCTGATCGTCAAGTTCTGTGTGATTGAGTTTGGCATTAATGGCAAGTCCTGGGAGGCGGACAAAACAGCTGAGTACATCGAGACGTTTGTCTTCTACTTCATCATCGGAGTGACTGTGCTGGTGGTGGCTGTCCCTGAGGGTCTCCCCCTGGCCGTCACGCTGGCCCTGGCCTACTCCGTCAGA aaaatgatGGATGACAACAACTTGGTGCGTCACTTGGACGCGTGCGAGACCATGGGTAACGCCACGGCCATCTGCTCGGACAAGACAGGAACCCTCACCACCAACAGGATGACTGTGGTCCAGTCCTACATGGGTG GAGCCCACTATAAGAGCACCCCTAACTTCAGTGCCCTGGCGCCCTCTCTCCAAGAGCTGGTGGTCCGCAGTATCGCCATCAACAGTGGCTACACCTCACGTGTCAGT CCTGACAAGGATGGGGGCCTACCTCAGCAGCTAGGAAACAAAACAGAGTGTGCTCTGCTGGGCTTTGTCCTTGACATGGGTCAGAAGTACCAGACGGTCAGGGACGAGGTGCCAGAGGAAGCCCTGTACAAGGTGTACACCTTCAACTCGGTCCGTAAGTCCATGAGCACTGTTATCAGCATGAAGTTCGGCTTCCGGCTGTTCACCAAGGGAGCGTCCGAGATCAtcctcaaaaa GTGTAACTACATACTGGACTGTAAGGGTAAGCCCCAGCCCTTCAAAGTTGAGGACCAGGAGAACATCGTGAAGAATGTGATTGAGCCGATGGCCGAGGACGGACTCCGTACTATCTGTTTGGCCTACAAGGACTATCATACCGACCCTA GTACAAAGACTGAGGACAATGAGGAGGTGATCAAGGACAACCACGACTGGGAGGATGAGGACTCGGTGGTCCGTAACCTGACCTGTATCCTGGTGACCGGTATCGAGGACCCGGTCAGAGACGAG GTTCCAGCTAGCATTAAACAGTGCCAGAGTGCAGGAATCACGGTCCGAATGGTCACTGGAGACAACGTCAACACCGCACGGTCGATTGCCGCCAAGTGTGGCATCCTGACCCCCAACAAAAGCTTCCTGGTACTGGATGGAAAGGAATTCAATAAACGCATTCGAGACGAGAATGGAGAG GTCAGTCAGGAACTTTTGGACAAGATTTGGCCTGACCTTCGAGTGTTGGCCAGATCCTCCCCCCAGGACAAGTACACACTGGTCAAGGGCATCATAGACAGCAAGTGTTCCACCAGCCGGGAGGTGGTGGCAGTCACAGGGGACGGAACCAATGACGGCCCCGCCCTCAAGAAGGCTGATGTTGGCTTTGCCATG GGTATCTCAGGAACAGATGTAGCCAAGGAAGCCTCGGATATTATCCTTACGGACGACAATTTTACCAGCATCGTCAAAGCTGTCATGTGGGGCAGAAATGTGTACGACAGCATCGCCAAGTTCTTACAGTTCCAGCTGACCGTCAACTGTGTGGCTGTAATGGTTGCTTTCTTTGGAGCCTGTATCATAAAT GACAGTCCCCTCAAGGCCATTCAGATGCTGTGGGTCAACCTGATCATGGACACGCTGGCTTCCCTTGCCCTGGCCACAGAGCTGCCCAGCATGGAACTCCTAAAGAGAAAACCGTACGGCAGGACCAAGGCCCTCATCTCCCGAACCATGACAAAAAACATTATGGGACATTCTCTCTATCAGcttattgttgtttttgttcTCTTATTTGAAG gaaataatttgtttgaaatagaCGATGGAAAATATCAGAAAATTCATGCCCCTCCCACACAGCACTTCACCATCATCTTTAACTCTTTTGTTATGATGACTTTATTTAATGAAGTCAATGCTCGAAAAATCCATGGGCAGCGAAACATATTGGAGGGATTGAAGAGAAATCCAGTGTTTTTAGGAATTTGGATTGGTACATTTGTAGCACAG ATAATCCTAGTACAGTTTGGTGGGACAGTGTTTTCTACTAAGGCTCTGACACTGGACCAGTGGTTCTGGTGTGTGTTTCTGGGAGTTAGCACTTTATTATGGGGACAG
- the LOC105337328 gene encoding plasma membrane calcium-transporting ATPase 2 isoform X11, which translates to MAEDQVDGLGMSRPRDSSYGVDVMELRKIMEHHKKEGYDYVQEKYGGVLELCRHLYTSPNEGISGSPVDLEDRRKTFGSNVIPPKPPKTFLQLVWEAIQDVTLIVLIVAALISLGLSFYPRSETEGGDSSESEAGWIEGVAILGAVSVVVLVTAFNDYQKEKQFRGLQSKIEHEHQFSVIRGGQDKNIPVGEMVVGDIAQVKYGDLLPADGLIIQSNDLKVDESSLTGESDHVKKGEKTDPMMFSGTHVMEGSGKMLVTAVGVNSQTGIIFALLGASSEEGEKDKKKDKKDKNRLKGEEGNGVTVVAYRGTRTNTAGQNTPYSRNFEHVLSSDADTKVDIDSIHPVIPTGNNAHNNSSNANNKVANKGEGEQEENIPKPKVESARKEKSVLQGKLTKLAIQIGYGGTAVAVLVVLILIVKFCVIEFGINGKSWEADKTAEYIETFVFYFIIGVTVLVVAVPEGLPLAVTLALAYSVRKMMDDNNLVRHLDACETMGNATAICSDKTGTLTTNRMTVVQSYMGGAHYKSTPNFSALAPSLQELVVRSIAINSGYTSRVSPDKDGGLPQQLGNKTECALLGFVLDMGQKYQTVRDEVPEEALYKVYTFNSVRKSMSTVISMKFGFRLFTKGASEIILKKCNYILDCKGKPQPFKVEDQENIVKNVIEPMAEDGLRTICLAYKDYHTDPSTKTEDNEEVIKDNHDWEDEDSVVRNLTCILVTGIEDPVRDEVPASIKQCQSAGITVRMVTGDNVNTARSIAAKCGILTPNKSFLVLDGKEFNKRIRDENGEVSQELLDKIWPDLRVLARSSPQDKYTLVKGIIDSKCSTSREVVAVTGDGTNDGPALKKADVGFAMGISGTDVAKEASDIILTDDNFTSIVKAVMWGRNVYDSIAKFLQFQLTVNCVAVMVAFFGACIINDSPLKAIQMLWVNLIMDTLASLALATELPSMELLKRKPYGRTKALISRTMTKNIMGHSLYQLIVVFVLLFEGNNLFEIDDGKYQKIHAPPTQHFTIIFNSFVMMTLFNEVNARKIHGQRNILEGLKRNPVFLGIWIGTFVAQIILVQFGGTVFSTKALTLDQWFWCVFLGVSTLLWGQIITTIPTSVLPKRICSWGGKKQQEVEEDQEEEAEEVDGVPGRRGQILWIRGLARLQTQIRVVNAFQMDFDTSQLDSYDKRSRPSTS; encoded by the exons ATGGCCGAGGACCAAGTAGATGGACTGGGGATGTCCCGGCCCCGGGATTCCAGCTACGGGGTGGACGTGATGGAGCTCCGCAAAATCATGGAGCACCACAAAAAGGAGGGCTACGACTATGTACAGGAAAAGTACGGAGGAGTGCTGGAGCTGTGTAGACACCTGTACACCTCACCTAATGAAG GTATATCTGGTTCCCCAGTCGACCTGGAGGACCGACGGAAGACGTTTGGGTCCAACGTGATTCCCCCCAAGCCCCCCAAGACCTTCCTACAGCTGGTGTGGGAGGCCATTCAGGATGTGACCCTTATAGTTCTGATAGTTGCTGCTCTTATCTCACTAGGATTATCATTCTATCCAAGAT CGGAGACAGAGGGTGGCGATTCATCGGAGTCGGAAGCGGGGTGGATAGAGGGCGTGGCCATTCTAGGAGCCGTGTCGGTGGTAGTGCTAGTGACAGCGTTCAATGATTATCAAAAGGAGAAGCAATTCCGAGGACTTCAAAGCAAAATTGAGCACGAACATCAATTTTCTGTGATTCGTGGCGGGCAGGATAAAAATATTCCAGTAGGAGAAATGGTTGTAGGGGATATAGCTCAAGTTAAATATG GTGATTTGTTACCAGCAGATGGATTAATAATTCAAAGTAATGACTTGAAAGTTGACGAGAGCTCCCTAACGGGAGAGTCAGACCATGTAAAGAAAGGGGAGAAGACCGACCCTATGATGTTCTCAG GTACTCATGTGATGGAGGGTAGCGGTAAAATGCTCGTGACAGCAGTAGGGGTCAACTCACAAACCGGaattatttttgcccttcttgGTGCCTCAAGTGAGGAAGGAGAGAAGGAcaaaaagaaagacaaaaagGACAAGAACAGGTTAAAAGGCGAGGAAGGAAATGGAG TGACAGTTGTGGCTTATAGAG GCACACGTACCAACACAGCAGGACAGAACACTCCAT ACTCCAGAAATTTTGAACATG TGCTTTCTAGTGATGCTGATACAAAAGTGG ATATCGATAGTATCCACCCGGTGATTCCGACCGGAAACAACGCCCACAACAACTCTTCCAATGCCAACAACAAGGTCGCCAACAAAGGGGAGGGAGAGCAAGAGGAGAATATTCCCAAACCCAAGGTCGAGAGCGCTAGGAAGGAGAAGTCGGTTCTACAGGGCAAACTGACCAAGCTGGCCATTCAAATCGGATACGGAG GCACGGCTGTGGCTGTACTGGTGGTGCTGATTCTGATCGTCAAGTTCTGTGTGATTGAGTTTGGCATTAATGGCAAGTCCTGGGAGGCGGACAAAACAGCTGAGTACATCGAGACGTTTGTCTTCTACTTCATCATCGGAGTGACTGTGCTGGTGGTGGCTGTCCCTGAGGGTCTCCCCCTGGCCGTCACGCTGGCCCTGGCCTACTCCGTCAGA aaaatgatGGATGACAACAACTTGGTGCGTCACTTGGACGCGTGCGAGACCATGGGTAACGCCACGGCCATCTGCTCGGACAAGACAGGAACCCTCACCACCAACAGGATGACTGTGGTCCAGTCCTACATGGGTG GAGCCCACTATAAGAGCACCCCTAACTTCAGTGCCCTGGCGCCCTCTCTCCAAGAGCTGGTGGTCCGCAGTATCGCCATCAACAGTGGCTACACCTCACGTGTCAGT CCTGACAAGGATGGGGGCCTACCTCAGCAGCTAGGAAACAAAACAGAGTGTGCTCTGCTGGGCTTTGTCCTTGACATGGGTCAGAAGTACCAGACGGTCAGGGACGAGGTGCCAGAGGAAGCCCTGTACAAGGTGTACACCTTCAACTCGGTCCGTAAGTCCATGAGCACTGTTATCAGCATGAAGTTCGGCTTCCGGCTGTTCACCAAGGGAGCGTCCGAGATCAtcctcaaaaa GTGTAACTACATACTGGACTGTAAGGGTAAGCCCCAGCCCTTCAAAGTTGAGGACCAGGAGAACATCGTGAAGAATGTGATTGAGCCGATGGCCGAGGACGGACTCCGTACTATCTGTTTGGCCTACAAGGACTATCATACCGACCCTA GTACAAAGACTGAGGACAATGAGGAGGTGATCAAGGACAACCACGACTGGGAGGATGAGGACTCGGTGGTCCGTAACCTGACCTGTATCCTGGTGACCGGTATCGAGGACCCGGTCAGAGACGAG GTTCCAGCTAGCATTAAACAGTGCCAGAGTGCAGGAATCACGGTCCGAATGGTCACTGGAGACAACGTCAACACCGCACGGTCGATTGCCGCCAAGTGTGGCATCCTGACCCCCAACAAAAGCTTCCTGGTACTGGATGGAAAGGAATTCAATAAACGCATTCGAGACGAGAATGGAGAG GTCAGTCAGGAACTTTTGGACAAGATTTGGCCTGACCTTCGAGTGTTGGCCAGATCCTCCCCCCAGGACAAGTACACACTGGTCAAGGGCATCATAGACAGCAAGTGTTCCACCAGCCGGGAGGTGGTGGCAGTCACAGGGGACGGAACCAATGACGGCCCCGCCCTCAAGAAGGCTGATGTTGGCTTTGCCATG GGTATCTCAGGAACAGATGTAGCCAAGGAAGCCTCGGATATTATCCTTACGGACGACAATTTTACCAGCATCGTCAAAGCTGTCATGTGGGGCAGAAATGTGTACGACAGCATCGCCAAGTTCTTACAGTTCCAGCTGACCGTCAACTGTGTGGCTGTAATGGTTGCTTTCTTTGGAGCCTGTATCATAAAT GACAGTCCCCTCAAGGCCATTCAGATGCTGTGGGTCAACCTGATCATGGACACGCTGGCTTCCCTTGCCCTGGCCACAGAGCTGCCCAGCATGGAACTCCTAAAGAGAAAACCGTACGGCAGGACCAAGGCCCTCATCTCCCGAACCATGACAAAAAACATTATGGGACATTCTCTCTATCAGcttattgttgtttttgttcTCTTATTTGAAG gaaataatttgtttgaaatagaCGATGGAAAATATCAGAAAATTCATGCCCCTCCCACACAGCACTTCACCATCATCTTTAACTCTTTTGTTATGATGACTTTATTTAATGAAGTCAATGCTCGAAAAATCCATGGGCAGCGAAACATATTGGAGGGATTGAAGAGAAATCCAGTGTTTTTAGGAATTTGGATTGGTACATTTGTAGCACAG ATAATCCTAGTACAGTTTGGTGGGACAGTGTTTTCTACTAAGGCTCTGACACTGGACCAGTGGTTCTGGTGTGTGTTTCTGGGAGTTAGCACTTTATTATGGGGACAG